The Vicia villosa cultivar HV-30 ecotype Madison, WI unplaced genomic scaffold, Vvil1.0 ctg.002957F_1_1, whole genome shotgun sequence DNA window ACTCTCCTCACTCTATAAAAGAAGCCCCATGCTTTAATTCCAACTTCACGATTCATTTTCCAcactctcttctctctcactCTCACTTTCACTCGTTTTCTCTCCACATTCTCTCTATCCCTCAGTTCACTCTCTCCTCCTCCATCTGAGTTTGTTACAAACTGTAACAAACTCCGGCCACTACAACTGTCATCTCCATAGCTTCAACCACCACCATaactccatcaaccttcaacAACCTTCATTctcaatcatcatcaacaacctTTCATCCTCTCCATCGTCGCTTTGCTGCTCGAGATCGGATCATCATCATTATCTTTGCAAGTTAAGCTTCAAGAACACGAATTCTATCTCTCAGCCGGAGTTAAAAAGTCTTCTTGGAGCTGAGTTCGTTTCATCCAAGGCTTAAAAGAAACAGGTAGATTCTTCTGGTTCCATTGATCCAAGATTCGCTTCAGGTGAGTTCTCTTTAATTTGAAGTATAGAAACATATGCTAGAGTTAACATCATTATGTTTGCAATGCGTGTGATGCATCTTATACGTGGATCTTAAACTTGCTCTGTTTTCCTTGATATGGTGATGGTTTCGAATGCAATGATGATATATTTGAGTTTTACGTATCATGAGAATCGTTATGCTATGCTTATCTTGTGTTTTCATGAAGATTTTAGAGGTTATGGCTTTGTGTGTTGTCTCGGTTAGGCCATTAAAGAGACATTCAGTGAAAACTAAGGCCGGATCTGTAATCTACGCGGAAAAACGAGTGAGATGGTGGTGGTTTGGTGATTTTCTGGGCGTTTTACTTTACTGCCGGCGGCGGTGTTGAGTGAAGGAGATGACCGGAGCAACTCCGGCTCCGGCGGCGTTATTGCATGATCCATATCTGGTTTTATTACGTGGCACGAGTGCACTGGCTCCTATTCCCATTCTTTTGCATTTTTGTCCTTATCCATATGACTGAGGTCTTGTTTGGCGCGTTCTGATTGGTTCTTGGATTGCATTTGTTTTATTATACTTAAAATCATCTTGACCAATTGATACCCATGTGTGTTTTTGCTGTGTCACGTTAATAACTAAATCACATGCCAACTAAAAAAATGCAATTAAAATGAAATAGAATAGGCAGATAATGCACCATTGGGCCACGAGATTAGCTGGGCCTGGGACTTTTCCTGAATCACACCTCCTGTTTGCTGATGTACCATACGCTTCTGAACCTGGGCCTTAGCGCTTTTGCTGTTTCTACCCCCATTTTAGGCCCTGTTTTGCTCCAACTAATTGTAGTTCATTCTGAAATTACTGATGCTCCCCCTTTGCTGTtagtaaaaaacaaataaaaatagattttccTTTTATTCCTTTTTGCACATTAATTGTTTCTTCCTTaagtaaaatcaataaaaaatagttttctctAACTAACTAGAATTTtagaaatctttgattttttagaattttattgttGGTTTTTTCTTTAATTCGTGATTAgtcataataaaaaataaatagtttccttttagttttaattcttaaaaatggtttaaacatgAACAAAAAATGCAAATTGCTTGTGAATGATTTTCatggttagtttagattttatttctcttattttttgtgattattttcatattttgagaaaTACCGAAAATACccttagttgttaaagttgatcttaatcaacttaaacaactttttCCCCACCTTTTATATTCTATTAGGAATCAAACATAACAATAATCaactaggcttagaaattaggctagtcccccttcttttcattcttttttcttctacaacctaaaacatctaataaatatcaaaataaaatccctttaaaaaatacaaagaaaacattaaaaaacattaataaaaaagtgaaaatcattaaaaagggaatggaagcttgaatatcccttgcttaagggaatcattcgagtgcttggatctcccttgctttagggaaccattcgagcgtaagttcccaatttctaaaaaacacaaaccaaagagtaactcgagtttcccttgcttaagggatttcctcaaaacgctcaaagtctctctctctctcatcccgttctcttaagggcaccgttatttccgctcgtacgcatcgtaggtcgatcccttatgcaagagcgcgaacgttaacgccgcccaactaaaaaaacacaaaaacaaacaaaactatggagccgaactacggcgctctgattcctgagagggatacgtaggcatcaagtcgcggggcttgaacgagcacatttgtaaatattccttcttttccccgtatttcttttgcattcattcgcatgtagacatagacatagtacacaccctttagatagaaacaaacataggtggataccatcgagtacgatgggcgtgaggggtgccaATACcatcccctcgcgtaaccgactcccgtacctagattctctggtcgcaagaccctgttccttaccCTTTgataggtttcctgatattcctttcccttatgggataaatatattggtggcgactctgttcatttttcgcgagcgtgcgacagctggcgactctgtcgGGGATagcctaagcaagtcgatcctagcctttgtttgttgtttgtttattgggtgtttctttgtttgtttatgtgttctgtatatatgtttgcatatcatgtttatttccgcttgcacatcatgcatctggactatattatgtgtccccgtgggggccacatattttttctgctttgttttgcaggtgggggtttttttgtgaggtaaaaggcccactacccaggccagtgacacataggattagcgtggatgctcatgttgactcccgtagagCTTGCTATGACCGAGCTTAACacggggtaccacaactgggcgaggttctttcatggaatatcgtgtctggcacgcttgctgcctcaaacactttgtaccccatgggaactgtagaccctagtgaccattagggaccacctgtccgtgtctagaattcatacctgtgagtttggggtgggacaggatactggccttcatcatacccggatttccatATTGCAATCTGAAGCTGGAATTTTGAACCTATTGTATTCAGTGCTACCTAGATGTCCAGAGTTGCGAGAgacattcagtctctcaccacattgcacacatgacacatcatgctattgcatccacctcacttcattcgtggagaatcctaaagtctatttccaaaagaaaaacatatatacgATCTTttacctcaaaaaaaaaaaaaaaaaaaaaaaaaagagaaaagaaaaatgacgaagagactttaggattctcccaatgaaatgcattccaccatatcatttaacatgcatgttcatttattttcaggaataTTTGGCTTTGTCTTCGACCAACACATGGCTCCGCCAATGAAGACTGGTAGACGCAACCTCTCCTATACATTCCCgaatccgaatctggattctCTTGAGTGTTTAGCAAAGAAGATTACGCCAGATGAGTCAACCAAGTTCCGAGAAAAATATGGGTATATTCTGAGTCTTCTCAAGATGTCGTTCACCAAGTACGAGCAAGAGTGAGTTCATACCTTGCTTCAGTTCTATAATCCTTCCCTCTGTTGCTTCACGTTCTCCGACTACCTCTTGGTTCCTACATTAGAGGAGTATTCTCTTTTCCTCGGTGTGTcggtcaaaaaagaagaagttccATACTATGGCACCATGGAGGCCCCTACTTCCCTTGAAATTTCTAaagctctttatttgagcaagtcagtCGTGGAAGCAAATCTATCCAAAAAGGGAGGATGTCTTGGTTTTCGTATGGAGTTTCTGGTTCAAAAAGCTTGTGATGCTGTTGAGGCAAAAGAATGGGACACATTTAGGGCTATTCTGGCTCTAAGTATCTATGGTATCATGATGTTCTCAAATGTGGCTAACTTTGTTGATATGAACGCGATTCATATATTCATTCTACAAAACCCGGTTCCTACActtttgggggatgtttatcactTCGTTCATCACAAGAATAGTCAGAAAGGGGGTTTCATTAGATGTTGTGCTCCGTTGCTGTACCCTTGGTTCAGATCACATTTATCTGAGCGTGGCGCTTTCGTTGATAATAGGCACACATCTAAATGGGCTGAGAGGATTATGGGGCTGAGGGCTAAAGATATTGTCTGGTATAATAAAGCTTTAGATGACATGGAAGTTATTATGAGTTGCGGAAAGTTCAGTAATGTACCTCTTACGGGTCTAAGAGGTGGGATCAATTACAATCCCATCTTGGCTAGGAGAGCATTTGGATACGCTTTTGTAAGTCCTCCTGAACAAACAGAGATTGCTGAGACTATCTTCTATCATTCGGCCACCGACAATGGGAAAATGGCAGAAGCAGTACAAGCTTGgaagagtatttgttggagagataAGAAACATTTTGGCCTGAGAGATTGTGCTACTTACGAGGATTATACTAAGTGGGTCAAATCTGTGGCTGATGCTCAAGGGATGCCTTTCCCTCCTAAAGACCCTTTGTACCCCCTCCTGGTGAATAACCCAACATCGTCTCCATGCCTCGTTATAACCAAACTGTGGAGCAGAATCGAAGATTGACTGAACAGATGGAAATGATGCATGTTAAGATGAATATTGCTCGGCAAGAGAAGCTTTCCGCACTCCATAAGTTGAAATTAAGAGAAATAGAGCTCGAAGAATTGTATGCTAGAGGGAGCACTtctcagaagaggccaagaatgaCTATAGGCTCTAAATCTACCGAAACCCAAGAAAAGAAGATAAAGGAGCATTATGAGGCTCAGTTGGCAGAGTTGACTGAAAGACTCCAGATTCAGATTGAAGAAGCCAATTCAGAGAAGGCTCGTCGTAAGAAAGCGGACAAACTCCTTTTGGAACGCCAAAGAAAGATAGAGAAATGTTATGAAGAGATCCGAAAGATGAAAGGTCAGGTAAGAGAAAAAGATCAGagtaatgcccaagttcaagaggAAGCTAAGTATTCGGAGTTGAAGCACCTCCATGTGGAAACAATGCACTTCAGAAAAGACCTGCTGATTTAAGAGATCATCAAGAGACCAACCCATGCCGACACCAAGAAGCTCTTCGAAGAAATGAAGGTCTGGAGTGACAAGAACATTGGAGAGAGCCCCCTCCGTCATGTGGACATGGAGGACCCCGCTTAATGATGACTTTGTTATGTGAAttaccaccagacttgttggatgggattCCTAGTTTTATTTCTGTATTTGTTGGCTCATGAGAGCAGAACAGTTTGTATTTCAATTACTCTAAGAACTTGGTTGCAGAATTAATCGATTATGTTTGCTTATCTTGGTTGTGCTTATCTTGGTTATGCTTCACCATTTCCTCCATTAtcttgtgttgttggtttgagGCAAAGCTAAAGagtcttgaaaataataaaacatgcacacatgcacccatgcacccatatcatattgcattttcAGGCTTTTTATCAGaatctaattggggtcccttccaacaacagatttctttctcgacgacgaagctgacttccttacatccttaccgcaccaggaacAAAGAGAAAAGAAACATGGACCATTTTGAACaaaatcaagctgccctccgtagggatatggatgttatgggagaTAGAATGACTCAACTCATGGAGACCCTCCATGCcgttgttcaaggacaggatgaacttaggaagagcgtcgctagtttggtcaaagaggtcctgtcataccccaatttttgacctaagataccacctcatatcattgcatatgcatcatctgcatctctaacaaattgcatagcttgtgtttgctacttgtgactcagcagggatttaatcaagagatcactcatcagtgcaagcaacagtcaattagggtcttgttctcccttcatctcaaacgaatcatcttcatcaacaatcaacatttggtcctcagagattcatttcaacaagctcaaagactttgaatcaaccagattagggttttgactgaagatagcatactcctgacttttgctcagaatttgacctaatgacttggggacATGACCTCACATCCCAAGTACACCATTTtagcctaatccattggctcataacatctcctacacaaagattgatcagacaaatcctcagatcagggttttgaactatcagggactgaaatcagggatcacatttgggaaaccctaaaaacccccaggaagtcaatcaaaggtttcaatcatcttcaaataatccctatgacaatatccaatgaagattgtgtctcaattcaagatccacagacatcaatttcatcaggtcgacaattagggtttttgacctaattcactgaacaactgactttttaatcaggacatggtgccacaactcaaaccatggctcaatatcctctaatgcttcaatgtgattcattcataccattcatttggtgagggtagcctgtttcatttgaaatctccagaaacgcgattcgactgaaaaagtcaactgtacaagaacaccattgacttttgaggaattttggtcaaccatgacttttgaagttttaaatcatcaatatataatatgagaagtcatttgatcaagaaaaatcaagaaaatcaatcaagaatcaaaaagtcaaaagtttgactttcatacttagaaaatttttctaagtgtttttcatggttttttccaaactttggaggggaataactcaaaatttcacctacaaactgaaaaaaacttccaacatgaaagttgtagattttgatccaataaacaactttgacacatataaattttttccataagatcaaccatttaagagatatggagcttcaaagttggcatctttggaaaatttcacttgaaacttcatttttctcaaagttcatggatctttttcacccacttccttaaggatcttgaagaaactttcaactagggttttgaagtgtgtaacatgagctttccaaaatgtccaagagcatgaaaaaatatggagtgtagccatggttttgaattttgacattagtgaacttttcacttgaaattacatgccattttcactaagttatgaaccaatttgccaaatgatccgagtaatgatgcatagaagcaataattgaatgatattttctgatttgagatcagaatggaagaggataagaagcttgagaaataaccatggttaagtcacttttaaccatttgcatttaatgtgaaagattcctttttatctcttaagccaaatcatcattcttgatcaacttgcaagagctttgtattcagaaactttggcctataaatagaggtccttacctcattcaaaatcacaccaaaacctcacaattataggttttctctcttctttcttgaattgcaagtttcatagttttcaaagaggtagaaaactcaacctccaaatccttgaagttatggccaaagtgatgattctagaaaaccataaacaccatatgggatgtgtttgaatcactcatacacccaaaaacacctcaaaactcaaaatcactacctcacttccatatttgcatatattgaaccttatcatgccaaaatccataccaagctatatctgtccaaactaacacttccaacacctcatatatatcacatatgaactatcccaacactcatcatcaatcaaaaacttcagaatcaccaagctcgattcatacttgaagcaactgcagatcgggttccaccaactgatccagatgttttcaatccactccaagcatccagacaccttccatatggtccattgaagctatccagatcatcaaacaacttctgtaacacctgtattgcagaattcgaatcccagcttggccgtttttgaaggtaagtgctatgaacttcaaactcatacatacatgcatcataaatgaaaaattgagttgctatcttgtttctgcactatcactgatcaatagccctcaatcaatttcacaattcatcaattatacacaatttcagattgaatcataagattagggttcttcgtgttcatcagaaaaccaatgatcttagagtgaaaataaatgcaattaattggtaccattgtgttcctcgtccaaaaccgagcaagatagactatctacttgatcaaaacaatccagtttcaaagattttcaaaaatcagttgaaggtgtgttcttggcgccatttttgtttcagaaatttcaaatccaagttttaaaatataatcagtttgatgcgtgttattaacaagccacaagcgtggctcagttggttgtgtgttttggctggtgagagagagggcgtgggttcaaaccctggcaggaccaaaagcttatttttttgccacttttctcattcattttcttaacaacttcacttaattaattaacatagcaaattaactcattttaacttcattttttgcatgctctttgtttaatatacatattttatgaataccaaaaaaaatcatcaaaaaatatttatttgatacatttttaaataggtttaaaatgacttatttttaagtatttttaatactttaaatattgtttttttcatttaatttttaacctaatcacttgtaaatattttttgaataaaccctaatcatctaagtgttaattgaagacaatctttttgtttatcttgattaatttgactcctttcaaaattcaaatcattttaaaacaagcgatcacgattcatttcaaagacaataaaccatttctttttgaaactattgattaaatctttttaattgatcaattgattttcaaaatgatgtggggcctctcgaatattagagagtataagacccactcttttttcttttatacagtttttctttgtacagaaaactctttcaaaacaaactttcaaacagtttttcaaacaacgcgtctgtaaataaacaatcaaccatgtttttgtaaatataccatgggcctccatgtaggtataagtcccgagccccttttgtacatacccattccagtacatgaaattaggtatttcattgtacgcttttttttgtacatacacttttttacatacctcga harbors:
- the LOC131640138 gene encoding uncharacterized protein LOC131640138, whose translation is MEAPTSLEISKALYLSKSVVEANLSKKGGCLGFRMEFLVQKACDAVEAKEWDTFRAILALSIYGIMMFSNVANFVDMNAIHIFILQNPVPTLLGDVYHFVHHKNSQKGGFIRCCAPLLYPWFRSHLSERGAFVDNRHTSKWAERIMGLRAKDIVWYNKALDDMEVIMSCGKFSNVPLTGLRGGINYNPILARRAFGYAFVSPPEQTEIAETIFYHSATDNGKMAEAVQAWKSICWRDKKHFGLRDCATYEDYTKWVKSVADAQGMPFPPKDPLYPLLVNNPTSSPCLVITKLWSRIED